A single Opisthocomus hoazin isolate bOpiHoa1 chromosome 1, bOpiHoa1.hap1, whole genome shotgun sequence DNA region contains:
- the SPRYD7 gene encoding SPRY domain-containing protein 7, with translation MAAFASCCFSWCRDGGAGHIPLKEMPAVHLDTQRMGTDVVIVKNGRRICGTGGCLANAPLHQNKSYFEFKIQSTGIWGIGVATQKANLNQIPLGRDVHSLVMRNDGALYYNNEEKNRLPANSLPQEGDVVGITYDHVELNVYLNGKNMHCPASGIRGTVYPVVYVDDSAILDCQFSDFYHTPPPGFEKILFEQQIF, from the exons ATGGCCGCTTTCGCCTCCTGCTGTTTCTCCTGGTGCAGGGATGGGGGCGCCGGCCACATCCCGCTGAAGGAGATGCCGGCGGTGCATCTTGACACGCAGCGCATGG GAACAGATGTTGTCATTgttaaaaatggaagaagaatatGTGGCACGGGAGGCTGCTTAGCCAATGCACCTTTGCATCAGAACAAGAGCTATTTTGAGTTTAAAATCCAGTCCACAG GGATTTGGGGTATTGGAGTTGCAACCCAGAAAGCAAACTTGAATCAAATTCCACTTGGTCGAGATGTCCATAGCCTGGTGATGAGGAATGATGGAGCTCTCTACTATAACAATGAGGAGAAAAATAGGCTACCAGCAAACAGCCTTCCTCAGGAGGGCGATGTGGTG GGCATTACGTATGACCATGTAGaattaaatgtatatttaaatgGGAAGAACATGCATTGTCCAGCTTCAGGAATCCGAGGGACTGTCTATCCAGTGGTCTATG TTGATGACAGTGCCATTCTGGATTGTCAGTTCAGTGATTTTTATCATACGCCTCCACCAGGGTTTGAAAAGATCCTCTTTGAGCAGCAAATCTTCTGA